A single window of uncultured Methanobrevibacter sp. DNA harbors:
- a CDS encoding class I SAM-dependent methyltransferase: MISIEYHLQLSRFKESNIMNAKERTKQHFNETAEHYNNSKDGKFVEPMYENLVKEISKSKSGKILDVGCGNGNLFEMLPDEKYELTGVDFSENMIIEAKDKCKDKASFLVADAEKLPFDNNTFDIIVCNASFHHYIHPDIVLAEMQRVLKEGGKLLIGDPYVPTLVRPMMNLLTKFSPNGDYHFYGEVEMKKLFIQNGFNPVSFQKTEEHTALHIAEK, translated from the coding sequence TTGATTTCAATAGAGTATCATTTACAATTATCTAGATTCAAAGAGAGTAATATTATGAATGCAAAAGAAAGAACAAAACAACATTTTAACGAAACTGCCGAGCATTATAACAATTCAAAAGATGGAAAATTTGTCGAACCTATGTATGAAAATCTGGTTAAAGAGATTTCAAAATCAAAAAGCGGAAAGATTTTAGATGTTGGATGTGGAAATGGAAATCTGTTTGAAATGCTTCCGGATGAAAAATATGAATTGACTGGAGTTGACTTTTCTGAAAACATGATAATAGAAGCAAAAGACAAATGCAAAGATAAAGCATCATTTTTAGTAGCTGACGCTGAGAAATTGCCTTTCGACAATAATACATTCGATATTATAGTTTGCAATGCATCATTTCACCACTACATTCATCCAGATATTGTCCTAGCGGAAATGCAACGTGTCCTAAAAGAAGGAGGAAAGTTATTAATCGGAGATCCTTATGTTCCAACTCTTGTAAGACCAATGATGAATTTGCTGACAAAATTTTCACCTAATGGAGATTATCATTTTTATGGAGAAGTGGAAATGAAAAAACTATTCATACAAAATGGATTTAATCCAGTTTCTTTTCAAAAAACAGAAGAGCACACAGCATTACATAT
- a CDS encoding C1 family peptidase — MNKLTKILTILIITIFAITAVSAADNSTDDNIGIEDATNEIVSLNTTGTFTDLSNEIDEVEDGGVLNITKDYIYESGSKDGITINKSITINGNNHKIDGNSQSRIFSTYDGNITLKNLILINGNHENGGAIYAHKNITCNNVVFENNHAAKNGGAIYVETGLNVDNCIFDGNFAPEGGVIFIKVRAIENYTLVGPGDDSDYLNDTGNYTYNETDDDNENFTEGNESSSYDDSLKINFYIENSIFRNTNNITRGMVYCSSDQHLSVKNSIFMNSTAAYSTAIYATNSYVTCNNTKFINLYATKTAGALAFTDTCYPTIDNCSFVNVSSLNNAGCILNDVNGWSRGNAATLLINNTEFINSHSRYGGALIQLGGKLEIRNSKFINNSAVYSGGAIYTSNLIVQRVNLTDITSTKTIEYPAFEIVNSTFTNNKLDFTDDLSNGGAICADTSILNITGSRFINNTKNAIYVYSGGYIIKNSVFENNTEAVHSLYIKDSILNDNDYADDILVENLTDTNYVLIMNGTGLKIKLINNTVTVENLPARYDSRDWGWVSSIKDQGFSGGCWVFSTCSALETALLKSTGIEYDLSIQNIQKNLLKYSKYGNSDITESGFTYMALSYLLGWYGPISTEYDSFDIYGKIDHVIFTNETIHIQDAEIIDRRANTSDNAKIKEAILKYGAVTGDLFITYLSPYFNTNTSAWYYNETKETHASHAICVVGWDDNYPASNFLITPPGNGAWIIKNSYGKDKYDNGFIYVSYYDTVFGNDSQFIGFILENTENYNKNYQTDISGMFNFETKAENYTYKNSYQSIGDDFISAVGTYFNEKNEDYVVEIYVNNKLKLTQNGSSPFRGFHTIKLSKSIPIKQGDIFTVVMKTHSVPLLNETRVLSKANVSFVDDGTGFRDVTLKNQALPLKVYTKPLENLTTTIKASDVTTVYNGGKYLTATVKDVYGDVLTGVKVTIKLSNGAVKTLKTNKNGQVKLPLNGLVPKTYTATVTVNGFGKYVKTTATAKITVKKDTPKISAKAKTFKKSLKTKKYTVTMKNSKGKTVKNLKVTLKVNGKTYVAKTNSKGKATFKITKLSKKGTFKGKLTFNGNTLYKKATKTVKIKIK; from the coding sequence TTGAACAAACTTACAAAAATTTTAACAATTTTAATAATAACAATTTTTGCCATCACTGCAGTAAGTGCAGCAGACAATTCAACTGATGACAACATTGGCATAGAAGATGCAACTAATGAAATTGTTAGTTTGAATACTACCGGCACTTTTACGGATTTATCTAATGAAATAGATGAAGTTGAGGATGGAGGCGTATTGAATATCACAAAAGATTACATATACGAATCCGGCTCAAAGGATGGAATAACAATTAACAAAAGCATTACCATTAATGGAAACAACCACAAAATTGATGGTAATAGCCAATCAAGAATATTCTCCACATATGATGGAAACATCACATTAAAGAATCTTATTCTGATTAATGGAAACCATGAAAATGGTGGAGCAATATATGCACATAAAAATATAACATGCAACAACGTTGTTTTTGAAAACAATCATGCTGCAAAAAACGGTGGTGCAATATATGTTGAAACCGGCCTCAATGTAGACAATTGTATATTTGACGGGAATTTTGCTCCAGAAGGAGGAGTAATATTCATCAAAGTCCGAGCTATAGAGAATTATACATTGGTTGGACCCGGAGATGACAGTGATTACTTAAATGATACTGGCAATTATACATATAATGAAACCGATGATGACAATGAAAATTTCACGGAAGGCAATGAAAGTTCTTCATATGATGATTCTCTAAAAATTAATTTCTATATTGAAAATTCAATTTTTAGAAATACAAACAATATAACTCGAGGAATGGTTTATTGTAGTTCAGACCAACACTTATCAGTGAAAAATTCAATCTTCATGAACTCAACAGCAGCATATTCAACAGCAATATATGCAACAAATTCATATGTAACATGCAACAACACAAAATTCATTAACCTATATGCCACAAAGACTGCAGGAGCTTTGGCATTTACAGATACATGCTACCCCACTATTGACAATTGTAGTTTCGTGAATGTATCCTCATTGAATAATGCAGGATGTATCTTAAATGACGTAAACGGATGGAGCAGAGGAAATGCTGCAACTTTATTAATAAATAATACGGAATTCATCAATTCACACAGCAGATACGGCGGCGCTTTAATTCAACTTGGAGGAAAATTGGAAATTCGAAATTCCAAGTTCATCAATAATTCTGCTGTCTATTCAGGCGGTGCAATCTATACTTCAAATTTAATCGTGCAAAGAGTTAACCTTACTGATATTACCAGCACAAAAACAATAGAATATCCCGCATTTGAAATCGTGAATTCTACATTTACTAATAACAAATTGGATTTCACAGATGATTTGTCAAATGGTGGAGCAATATGTGCTGATACAAGCATTTTAAATATAACTGGTTCCAGATTCATCAACAATACAAAAAATGCAATATATGTATATTCAGGAGGATATATTATAAAGAATTCAGTTTTTGAAAATAATACAGAAGCTGTCCATAGTTTATACATAAAAGATTCTATTTTAAATGACAATGACTATGCAGATGACATTTTAGTTGAAAATCTTACCGATACCAATTATGTTCTTATAATGAATGGAACCGGCTTGAAAATAAAATTAATAAACAATACAGTAACTGTTGAAAATCTCCCAGCACGTTATGACTCCCGTGATTGGGGATGGGTGAGTTCAATAAAAGATCAAGGATTTTCCGGAGGCTGTTGGGTTTTCTCAACATGTTCAGCATTAGAAACCGCCTTGCTTAAATCAACCGGAATTGAGTATGATTTATCCATACAAAACATACAGAAAAACTTATTAAAATACTCAAAATACGGTAACAGTGATATTACCGAATCAGGATTTACATACATGGCCTTAAGTTACCTTCTTGGCTGGTATGGACCAATATCTACAGAATATGATTCATTTGACATATATGGAAAAATCGACCATGTAATTTTTACAAATGAAACAATCCACATCCAGGATGCCGAAATAATCGATAGACGCGCAAATACATCAGACAATGCCAAAATAAAAGAAGCCATATTGAAATATGGTGCAGTAACAGGAGATCTGTTTATAACATACCTATCCCCCTATTTCAATACAAACACTTCTGCATGGTATTACAATGAAACTAAAGAAACACATGCAAGTCATGCAATTTGTGTTGTTGGATGGGATGACAATTACCCTGCAAGCAACTTTTTAATAACCCCACCAGGAAACGGAGCATGGATCATTAAAAACAGCTACGGCAAGGACAAATATGATAACGGATTCATATATGTGTCATATTATGACACCGTATTCGGAAATGACAGTCAATTTATCGGATTCATACTTGAAAACACTGAAAACTACAATAAAAACTATCAGACTGACATTAGCGGAATGTTTAACTTCGAAACCAAAGCAGAAAATTATACCTATAAAAATTCATACCAATCAATTGGAGATGACTTCATAAGTGCTGTTGGAACCTACTTCAACGAAAAAAATGAAGATTATGTTGTCGAGATTTATGTTAACAACAAACTGAAATTAACACAAAATGGCTCATCCCCATTTAGAGGATTCCACACCATCAAGTTAAGCAAAAGCATTCCTATAAAACAAGGAGACATCTTTACAGTTGTTATGAAAACACATTCCGTTCCTTTATTAAATGAGACAAGAGTTCTTTCCAAAGCAAACGTTTCATTTGTTGACGATGGAACAGGATTTAGAGATGTAACCCTTAAAAATCAAGCCCTTCCTCTAAAAGTTTATACAAAACCTTTAGAAAATTTAACAACAACAATAAAGGCTTCTGATGTGACTACCGTATACAATGGTGGAAAATACTTGACTGCAACCGTTAAAGATGTTTACGGTGATGTGCTAACTGGAGTTAAGGTAACCATTAAACTTTCAAATGGAGCTGTCAAAACACTAAAAACAAATAAAAACGGACAAGTCAAATTGCCGTTAAACGGTTTGGTTCCAAAAACATATACTGCAACAGTTACTGTAAATGGCTTTGGAAAGTATGTTAAAACCACTGCCACTGCAAAAATAACAGTTAAAAAAGATACACCGAAAATATCTGCTAAAGCAAAAACTTTCAAAAAATCTTTAAAAACTAAAAAATATACAGTGACAATGAAAAACAGCAAAGGCAAAACAGTCAAAAACCTTAAAGTTACATTAAAAGTGAATGGTAAAACTTACGTTGCTAAAACCAACTCAAAAGGAAAAGCAACCTTTAAAATTACCAAATTAAGTAAAAAAGGTACTTTTAAAGGCAAATTGACCTTTAATGGAAATACATTATATAAAAAAGCAACCAAAACTGTGAAAATTAAAATTAAATAG